A section of the Triticum dicoccoides isolate Atlit2015 ecotype Zavitan chromosome 7A, WEW_v2.0, whole genome shotgun sequence genome encodes:
- the LOC119330333 gene encoding aluminum-activated malate transporter 9-like, whose product MGMGAAAAGLLPREEQWSTLEDQRGECPLLSSAWSLPGPPGEGIGNAKQGALRRAAARAWGALAAGPAEMSALALSDPRKPVFAAKVALAIALMSLLAFVREPRDFVSHSVWALLTAVVVFEFSIGATLSRGFNRGLGTLTAGGLALAIAESAKNLGEMEEVIIVVSTFTVGFCTTLAKQHPKMKRYEYGFRVFLLTFGYVMVSGYSTGKFTDTAVNRFVFIALGAAVSLGINIGIYPIWAGEDLHNLVAKNFAGVANSLEGCVDEYLKCMEYERISSRILLYQASDDPLYSGYRAAIEASAQEQTLLDDAIWEPPHGPYKMMSYPWKSFTKVGGALRHCSFAAMALHGCILSEIQAPPESRKVFSSEIHKVGRECAKVLRELGNNVKTMTKLSSSDILFEVHLAAEELQKKIDERSYLLVNTEAWHTSKRAEGIKDAMNATLIAGRENKNEALEPTIADQILAYHYKTFAASSFRSRYDSSSTIDGYKKLPHWPARTTFHPNLPLEDTESKTYQSASALSLATFSSLLIEFVARLQNVVYAFEELSDKANFKEPVEEPVAVGKGDGGFVAKMCKLVGLRS is encoded by the exons ATGGGgatgggcgccgccgccgccgggctccTGCCGCGGGAGGAACAGTGGTCGACGCTGGAGGACCAACGGGGCGAATGCCCGCTGCTCTCGTCGGCGTGGAGCCTGCCAGGGCCGCCGGGGGAGGGGATCGGGAATGCGAAGCAGGGGGCGCTCCGGCGCGCCGCGGCGCGGGCGTGGGGCGCGCTGGCCGCGGGGCCGGCGGAGATGTCGGCGCTCGCGCTGTCCGACCCGCGGAAGCCCGTGTTCGCGGCCAAGGTCGCGCTGGCCATCGCGCTCATGTCGCTGCTCGCCTTCGTCCGCGAGCCGCGCGACTTCGTCAGCCACTCCGTCTGGGCCCTCCTCACCGCCGTCGTCGTCTTCGAGTTCAGCATCG GTGCAACACTTAGCAGAGGTTTCAATAGGGGATTAGGAACACTTACTGCAGGAGGGCTTGCTCTAGCAATTGCTGAATCGGCCAAAAACCTGGGGGAAATGGAAGAAGTGATTATTGTTGTGAGCACTTTCACTGTTG GTTTTTGTACAACCTTGGCAAAGCAGCACCCAAAGATGAAGCGTTATGAATATGGATTTCGTGTATTCTTGCTAACATTCGGTTATGTCATGGTCTCTGGATACAGCACAGGGAAGTTCACTGATACAGCTGTAAACAGATTTGTATTCATTGCTCTTGGTGCTGCTGTCAGTCTGGGAATCAATATAGGCATTTACCCAATCTGGGCTGGAGAGGACTTGCACAATTTGGTTGCAAAGAATTTTGCTGGTGTTGCAAATTCCTTAGAAG GCTGTGTTGATGAATATCTGAAATGCATGGAATATGAAAGGATTTCTTCAAGAATACTTCTATATCAAGCTTCTGATGATCCTCTATATAGTGGGTACAGGGCAGCTATTGAAGCATCAGCACAAGAGCAAACCTTG CTAGATGATGCTATATGGGAACCACCCCATGGCCCTTACAAAATGATGAGCTATCCTTGGAAGAGTTTCACTAAAGTTGGTGGAGCACTGAGGCATTGTTCCTTCGCGGCCATGGCACTGCATGGTTGCATTCTTTCAGAAATTCAG GCACCGCCAGAAAGCAGAAAGGTCTTTAGTTCAGAAATTCATAAAGTGGGCAGAGAATGTGCTAAAGTGTTGCGCGAGCTTGGGAACAACGTCAAGACAATGACAAAGTTGAGCTCCTCAGATATTCTATTTGAAGTCCACTTGGCAGCTGAAGAGTTGCAAAAAAAGATTGATGAGAGGTCATATCTTTTGGTGAATACTGAAGCGTGGCACACTAGCAAGCGAGCTGAAGGAATCAAAGATGCCATGAATGCCACCCTTATTGCGGGAAGAGAAAATAAGAATGAAGCATTGGAACCTACCATTGCTGATCAAATTTTGGCATACCATTATAAGACATTTGCTGCTAGTTCATTCCGTAGCAGATATGATTCGTCGTCAACCATAGACGGCTACAAGAAGCTACCACATTGGCCTGCTCGAACAACGTTCCATCCAAACCTGCCACTCGAAGACACGGAATCAAAAACATATCAAAGTGCAAGCGCCTTATCCTTGGCCACATTTTCCTCGCTTCTAATCGAGTTTGTTGCCCGGCTACAGAATGTTGTTTACGCATTTGAAGAACTCAGTGATAAGGCCAATTTCAAGGAGCCGGTGGAGGAGCCTGTTGCAGTTGGCAAGGGTGATGGTGGATTTGTTGCTAAAATGTGCAAACTTGTTGGACTCAGGAGCTGA